Part of the Ignavibacterium album JCM 16511 genome, GTCCGTGAATATCAATTCCGTAACAACCTCTTGCAATTGCATCATCAAATTTGTGAGCAAACTTTATGTCGTCACCTGTAACAATATAATCACCAATTGCGCGTCGGGTTTCTCTCACACCAACTTGCACAGCAGTTTCAAGTAGAATTGCGTTTTCAAAACCCGGAACTTCATCCTGCAACAATTTAACAACCTGATGAACCTGATTTCTTCCAAGAAGTTCTGCTTTTGTAAGATCTTCAGATGTAGATCCATCAATTCCAAGTATGTTGGATGTGTTGAATGAACCTTCGCCAGAATCCGGTAAAGTTGTGAAGAATATGTATTGAATATCTTCCTGAAGTTTCTTTTCAGCAATTGCTCTTTTAACGAACGAGAAAAATCCTGCTATTGAAATTATTTTACTAAAGTCAAAATCATATTCCATCCAATCGAAGAAATCTTCTTTATGTTGCTTTGCATATTCAGTAACTGTTTTAACATCAATGCCTGCCATTCTGAAAAAGAGAGTTAGTGCCTGCAGCTTGCCTGTTTTCTCATCGCCTTTAACCCAGGGGAAATCTCCGAGATAAACAAGTTGGGCATCACCTGTTGTATCAATAAAAACATCTGCTTCGATGGTTATCTCTTCACCTTTCACTAAAACTTTTATCGCTTTAATATTATTATGTTCTTTTATCACTTCGTTGATCTGAGCATTAAGAAGCACTGTTGAATTAGCATCATTAAGCAAATTAAAAGCAGAGGCACGAAATGATGAAGCATAAAATCCATTATCAATCATTCCTTTTCTGTTTATCATTTCATTTTCTAAGTCTTCAAAAATTCCACGAACTAAAATTTCATCATTTACTTTGTGTTTCATAAAAGGGGAGACCATTCCAGCAGTGGACATTCCACCCACAAATCCATAGTGCTCAACTAACAGAACAGAAGCTCCAAGTCTTGCAGCTTTTACTGCAGCGCTAATTCCGGCAATTCCAGCACCTGCTACAATGATGTCGTATTTAGGTTTTATGTTTTTCATTTTTTTTGACTAAACTTTTTTCATCGCTTCAACAAACCAGCTTGTAACAATATGCGGACGAGTAATTGCTGTTCCCACTACAACTGCAA contains:
- a CDS encoding FAD-dependent oxidoreductase, producing MKNIKPKYDIIVAGAGIAGISAAVKAARLGASVLLVEHYGFVGGMSTAGMVSPFMKHKVNDEILVRGIFEDLENEMINRKGMIDNGFYASSFRASAFNLLNDANSTVLLNAQINEVIKEHNNIKAIKVLVKGEEITIEADVFIDTTGDAQLVYLGDFPWVKGDEKTGKLQALTLFFRMAGIDVKTVTEYAKQHKEDFFDWMEYDFDFSKIISIAGFFSFVKRAIAEKKLQEDIQYIFFTTLPDSGEGSFNTSNILGIDGSTSEDLTKAELLGRNQVHQVVKLLQDEVPGFENAILLETAVQVGVRETRRAIGDYIVTGDDIKFAHKFDDAIARGCYGIDIHGQKDEDSRMEHLPEGDYYEIPLRALIVKDAENLLVAGRCISSTREGHSALRIQPTSAATGEACGALAYLAIKQKKKIREINFREVQKLVEENISKKNL